A window from Fragaria vesca subsp. vesca linkage group LG5, FraVesHawaii_1.0, whole genome shotgun sequence encodes these proteins:
- the LOC101293685 gene encoding LRR receptor-like serine/threonine-protein kinase FEI 1-like, translating to MKKGVLFWVLSVIVAATVCSHCSLALTQDGLILLEMKSVLNDSRNMLSNWQDSDESPCNWTGISCHPQDQRVSAINLPYMELGGTISPSIGKLSRLQRLALHQNSLHGFIPNEIARCAELRALYLRANYLQGGIPSDIGNLSALTILDISSNLLKGAIPSSIGRLSRLRSLNLSTNFFSGEIPDVGVLSNFGNKSFIGNLDLCGQQVHKPCRTSLGFPAVLPHAASDESAAPPKRSSHYIKGLLIGVMSTMAVALFILLGFLWARLLSKKERVAKKYTEVTKQVNQEAGTKLITFHGDLPYPSCEIIDKLESLDEEDVVGSGGFGTVYRMVMNDCGTFAVKRIDRSREGSDQCFERELEILGSIKHINLVNLRGYCRLPTSKLLIYDYVAMGSLDDFLHGDGQEERPLNWSVRLRIALGSARGIAYLHHDCCPKIVHRDIKSSNILLDENLEPHVSDFGLAKLLVDEDAHVTTVVAGTFGYLAPEYLQSGRATQKSDVYSFGVLLLELVTGKRPTDPTFVQKGLNVVGWMNTLLRENRMKDFVDKRCRDADPESVEAILEIAARCTDANPDDRPSMNQVLQLLEQEVMSPCPSDFYDSHSDHC from the exons ATGAAGAAGGGTGTTCTGTTTTGGGTCCTCTCAGTCATTGTAGCAGCAACTGTTTGCTCTCATTGTTCTCTTGCTCTCACCCAAGATG GTCTTATACTGCTGGAAATGAAAAGCGTTTTGAATGACAGTAGGAACATGCTCAGTAACTGGCAGGATTCTGATGAATCACCTTGTAATTGGACTGGTATTTCTTGCCATCCTCAGGACCAAAGAGTCAGCGCAAT TAACCTACCCTATATGGAACTAGGAGGGACTATATCTCCCAGCATTGGCAAACTCAGTAGATTGCAGAGACT GGCGCTTCACCAGAACAGCTTACACGGATTCATTCCTAATGAAATTGCCAGATGTGCTGAGCTTAGAGCTTT GTACTTGAGGGCTAATTATCTGCAAGGAGGCATACCATCAGATATTGGAAACCTTTCTGCTCTAACCATATT GGATATATCAAGTAATTTATTAAAGGGTGCAATACCTTCATCTATCGGCCGCTTATCACGACTCCGCTCTCT GAACTTGTCCACTAACTTCTTCTCCGGGGAAATCCCAGATGTTGGAGTTCTGAGCAACTTTGGGAATAAGTC GTTTATTGGGAATCTTGATCTTTGTGGCCAACAAGTGCACAAGCCCTGTCGAACCTCACTGGGATTTCCTGCTGTGTTGCCTCATGCGGCAAGTGATGAATCAGCAG CCCCTCCCAAGCGATCTTCACATTACATTAAGGGATTGCTTATTGGTGTCATGTCCACCATGGCAGTTGCACTCTTCATTCTCCTTGGCTTCCTTTGGGCTCGGTTACTATCGAAAAAGGAAAGAGTGGCCAAGAAGTATACAGAAGTTACAAAGCAAGTGAATCAAGAAGCAG GCACAAAACTTATCACATTCCATGGAGATCTGCCCTACCCTTCATGCGAGATTATTGACAAATTAGAGTCACTTGATGAAGAGGATGTTGTAGGATCAGGAGGGTTTGGCACTGTGTACCGAATGGTCATGAATGATTGTGGAACATTTGCTGTAAAAAGAATTGACAGAAGTCGGGAAGGATCAGATCAATGTTTCGAGAGGGAGTTAGAGATCTTGGGTAGCATTAAGCATATAAATCTAGTTAACTTGCGAGGCTACTGCAGGCTCCCTACTTCAAAGCTTCTTATATATGATTATGTAGCTATGGGGAGCTTAGATGATTTCTTGCATG GAGATGGGCAGGAAGAGCGACCTCTGAATTGGAGTGTCCGTTTAAGAATAGCTCTTGGTTCTGCCAGAGGGATAGCGTACCTACACCATGATTGCTGTCCAAAGATAGTGCACCGTGACATAAAATCTAGCAACATTCTGCTTGATGAAAACTTGGAGCCCCATGTCTCGGACTTTGGTCTTGCAAAGCTTTTGGTTGATGAGGATGCCCATGTTACCACAGTGGTTGCTGGCACTTTTGGCTATCTTGCACCAG AGTATTTGCAAAGCGGGAGAGCAACACAGAAGTCAGATGTATATAGCTTTGGAGTTCTTTTGCTTGAGCTTGTGACTGGAAAGAGACCTACTGATCCAACATTTGTCCAGAAAGGCTTAAATGTAGTTGGTTGG ATGAACACGCTATTGAGGGAGAACCGAATGAAAGACTTTGTTGACAAGCGGTGCAGAGATGCAGATCCCGAAAGTGTGGAAGCAATTCTTGAAATAGCTGCAAGGTGCACAGATGCAAATCCAGATGATAGGCCATCAATGAATCAGGTATTACAGTTGCTAGAGCAAGAAGTCATGTCACCTTGCCCAAGTGATTTCTACGACTCCCACTCAGATCATTGTTGA
- the LOC101291058 gene encoding ent-kaurenoic acid oxidase 1-like — protein sequence MALVLGGFPFLGFLLWWWNELWYVLPLKMRQSPTGAKLPPGVMGFPFIGEMLTFLWYFKVLRRPDDFINAKRTKYGDGVGMYRTHLFGSPSIITCFPAVNKYVFQSDDIFTSVWPNVDLMGPTSLVSVSGKSHTRVRSYVTNVINRPDALRRIALLVQPRIIAALESWAQKGRIKAFDEANKLSFENIGQLFISMDPGPLLDTIDNLFTGLLKGVRAQPINIPGFAYHHARQCRQKLDAIFRMELEKKKNQSEVLTNDVMDGLMQIKDDAGNQLSEEEVTDNIVSLVIAGYASTSLASMWAIYFLAKNPDVLQKLREENMSLSEKKKGDLITSDDISKMKYTNKVVEETIRMANLAAFIFRLATKEAEYKGYRIPKGWKVILWIRYIHTNSENFDNPMCFNPDRWDQPAKPGTYQVFGGGPRVCAGNMLVRIQLAILLHHLSVGYKWKLLNPDVGMVYLSHPKPIDNVDITISKI from the exons ATGGCTTTGGTTTTGGGAGGTTTCCCATTTTTAGGGTTTCTCTTGTGGTGGTGGAACGAGCTTTGGTACGTTCTTCCTCTCAAAATGCGACAGTCACCAACTGGCGCCAAGCTACCACCGGGCGTCATGGGATTTCCTTTCATCGGTGAAATGCTCACTTTCCTTTGGTATTTCAAAGTACTTCGTCGCCCGGATGATTTCATCAACGCTAAGAGGACTAA GTATGGCGATGGAGTAGGCATGTATAGAACGCACCTCTTCGGATCACCATCCATCATAACATGCTTCCCTGCGGTCAACAAATATGTATTCCAATCTGATGACATATTCACCTCAGTATGGCCTAATGTTGATCTTATGGGTCCAACTTCACTGGTATCAGTTAGTGGAAAGTCTCATACTAGGGTTAGAAGCTACGTCACCAATGTAATAAACCGGCCGGACGCTCTCCGGCGCATTGCCCTCCTTGTTCAACCTCGCATCATCGCTGCACTTGAGTCGTGGGCGCAAAAGGGTAGAATCAAAGCTTTTGATGAAGCTAACAAG TTATCATTTGAGAATATCGGACAACTATTCATAAGTATGGATCCAGGGCCTCTCTTAGATACCATCGATAACTTGTTTACTGGCTTGCTGAAAGGAGTTAGAGCTCAACCCATCAACATTCCCGGATTCGCTTATCATCATGCTCGTCAG TGCAGACAAAAGCTTGATGCTATTTTCAGGATGGAGCTGGAAAAGAAGAAGAACCAAAGTGAAGTTTTGACAAATGATGTAATGGATGGGTTGATGCAAATCAAAGATGATGCAGGTAATCAGTTAAGTGAGGAAGAGGTGACAGATAACATTGTGAGCCTTGTTATTGCTGGATATGCCTCAACTTCCCTTGCATCAATGTGGGCTATCTATTTTCTTGCCAAAAACCCCGATGTTCTCCAAAAGCTACGG GAGGAGAATATGAGCTTAAGTGAGAAGAAGAAAGGGGATCTCATTACTAGCGATGATATTTCAAAAATGAAATACACAAACAAG GTTGTGGAAGAGACGATAAGAATGGCAAACCTTGCTGCGTTCATTTTCCGTTTGGCTACTAAGGAAGCCGAGTACAAAG GTTATAGGATACCAAAGGGTTGGAAAGTGATTCTTTGGATTCGATATATCCACACAAACTCGGAAAATTTCGATAATCCTATGTGTTTTAATCCAGATAGATGGGAT CAACCAGCTAAACCAGGAACATACCAAGTTTTTGGTGGCGGACCAAGAGTTTGTGCAGGAAATATGCTTGTTAGGATACAACTTGCAATCTTATTGCATCATTTGTCTGTTGGATACAA GTGGAAGTTGCTGAATCCAGATGTAGGGATGGTTTATCTTTCACATCCGAAGCCAATTGACAATGTTGATATCACTATTAGCAAAATTTAA